A portion of the Bdellovibrio bacteriovorus genome contains these proteins:
- a CDS encoding MotA/TolQ/ExbB proton channel family protein → MLTEKIFTVAHLADQVVLWILLVLSVLSIGMILERYFALKKISAESQRVRARIKLALQSNSLDDVEDLAKDPNSVEGRAAGYAMKHMRESGSKGLEEIFNTFALTERPELEKFLGFLATVGSNAPYIGLFGTVLGIMKAFNDLATTPEAGQQTVMAGISMALVATAAGLFVAIPAVAFYNYYSKQVKSIFQNLESVKELCLAYAKKKGV, encoded by the coding sequence ATGCTCACAGAAAAAATATTTACAGTAGCCCACCTGGCAGATCAGGTCGTTTTATGGATCTTACTTGTGCTCAGTGTGCTCAGCATCGGCATGATTTTGGAACGTTATTTTGCACTTAAAAAAATCTCGGCAGAATCACAACGTGTTCGCGCACGCATTAAGCTGGCTTTGCAAAGCAACAGTCTTGATGATGTGGAAGATCTTGCGAAAGATCCAAACTCTGTTGAGGGTCGCGCCGCAGGTTACGCTATGAAACACATGCGTGAATCAGGCAGCAAAGGTCTAGAAGAAATTTTTAATACATTCGCTTTAACAGAACGTCCTGAGCTAGAAAAATTCTTGGGCTTCTTGGCGACTGTAGGTTCCAATGCTCCCTACATCGGTCTATTTGGTACGGTTCTTGGTATCATGAAGGCCTTCAATGATTTGGCGACAACTCCAGAAGCGGGACAACAAACGGTGATGGCCGGTATCTCTATGGCCCTTGTGGCAACGGCAGCGGGCCTTTTCGTGGCGATCCCAGCAGTAGCGTTTTACAACTACTACAGCAAACAAGTGAAAAGCATTTTCCAAAACTTAGAGAGCGTTAAAGAACTTTGCCTTGCTTATGCTAAGAAAAAAGGTGTTTAA
- the truA gene encoding tRNA pseudouridine(38-40) synthase TruA produces the protein MLTKVKFTVAYDGTGFCGWQKQKQEDQISVGHVIERALEKVFAEKITLFASGRTDAGVHALNQVCHFSTHRKIDPAKKWDFCWALNSQLPPSIVVKKAWIAPQEFHATLSATHKTYRYLLLNRPRPSAHLARYMAWERKPIDIHHLISSSEFLLGNHDFKSFQSVGTPVLDTEREIYQADWEWRRPDVLQFTVTGNGFLKQMVRNIVGTSLMLERKGLDPQEMERILSFKDRRKAGPPAPAEGLYLMKVYYPQDLDNGCIEL, from the coding sequence ATGTTGACGAAAGTGAAATTCACCGTGGCCTATGACGGCACCGGGTTCTGCGGGTGGCAGAAGCAAAAACAAGAAGATCAGATTTCTGTAGGCCATGTGATCGAAAGGGCCTTAGAGAAGGTTTTTGCTGAAAAGATCACCTTGTTCGCTTCCGGCCGCACTGATGCCGGGGTTCATGCCCTGAACCAAGTCTGCCACTTTTCTACGCATCGCAAGATTGATCCGGCTAAAAAATGGGACTTCTGCTGGGCTTTGAACTCTCAATTGCCTCCATCGATCGTCGTGAAAAAGGCCTGGATTGCTCCCCAAGAATTTCATGCGACGTTGTCGGCGACCCATAAGACATATAGATATCTGCTTTTAAATCGCCCTCGTCCCAGCGCTCATTTGGCTCGTTACATGGCTTGGGAACGGAAGCCTATCGACATCCATCATCTGATCTCGAGTTCTGAATTTCTTTTGGGAAATCATGACTTTAAGAGCTTTCAGTCGGTCGGAACACCAGTTTTAGATACCGAGCGCGAGATTTATCAGGCGGATTGGGAGTGGCGTCGTCCTGACGTTCTTCAATTTACGGTCACCGGAAACGGCTTTTTAAAGCAGATGGTGCGCAATATTGTGGGAACCTCATTAATGTTAGAGAGAAAGGGCTTAGATCCCCAAGAGATGGAGCGCATTTTAAGCTTCAAAGACCGTCGAAAAGCCGGTCCCCCCGCCCCTGCGGAAGGCCTTTATTTAATGAAGGTTTATTATCCCCAGGACCTTGACAATGGGTGTATAGAACTTTAA
- a CDS encoding sulfatase-like hydrolase/transferase, with amino-acid sequence MQKVILTLLLTLLSLVQLSCKANDKNSVLVIAVDELTISDVLCSQEEAERSGFQLLCNESVRFTHAFSPSTLSVPALASLLTGLYPYQHKVRHNGRPGLAPEIEMVSELALQQDYRTSFFSGGAPVFRRSGLNQGFELFEDNIVPTFSSLFRPFKKNADAFTQWLQQDVDTDAFFSVLYVPDLIFTTTETVTDLGETRNLSFESQLDELDESLYELFQNLKAAKRWDNTTVVLVGLNGHTTSDRYKELSSLNLHGENTQVALFIKPAQKRKRDLAIHWKVDQNVTLVDVGRTLFELLGESNLDADSSFPVHSLLGALKSPNVTWPEDRPLLIESGWAFWRKAGPIRTAAISHHVLYINDENPLLYNTLVDRFEVNPLPLLQESILPTTQKLQGLLSKNQFPVFPPIQSEWTKKLSLPFARWMRADQEAELLRDLRRLLMQQPQSLDLLNWTAQIALNQKDWETLKNLGLKNKISVWQYVAERNLNAKSTKVVDSCFPLLTAPSIETEQLKNCSDPLFLEYIDWIRADVRGLSKEAQRKRFERSFRNYMLDQQIQRANIAAGLIWDTSRENIFAPSRTEFALNLPEYAKIRSQAYKALQTEDY; translated from the coding sequence ATGCAGAAAGTCATTTTAACTCTTCTTCTCACACTCCTGAGCTTGGTCCAGCTTTCTTGCAAGGCGAACGACAAAAACTCCGTTTTAGTCATCGCCGTGGATGAGTTGACCATTAGCGACGTGCTATGCAGTCAGGAAGAAGCAGAAAGATCCGGCTTTCAATTGCTTTGCAATGAATCGGTTCGTTTCACTCACGCTTTTTCACCTTCGACTCTTTCAGTTCCGGCATTGGCATCCTTGCTTACGGGTCTTTACCCATATCAACATAAAGTGCGCCACAACGGTCGCCCTGGTCTAGCTCCCGAAATTGAAATGGTTTCTGAGCTTGCTCTTCAACAAGACTATCGTACGAGTTTCTTTTCAGGCGGAGCACCCGTTTTTCGTCGTTCCGGGTTGAACCAAGGCTTTGAACTTTTTGAAGACAACATCGTTCCCACCTTTTCAAGTCTATTTCGCCCTTTTAAAAAGAACGCGGATGCCTTCACGCAATGGCTGCAACAGGACGTCGATACAGATGCGTTTTTTAGCGTGCTTTATGTTCCTGATTTGATCTTCACCACCACCGAAACCGTGACGGATCTGGGGGAAACCAGAAATCTCAGTTTTGAAAGTCAGCTCGACGAGCTTGATGAAAGCCTCTATGAACTTTTTCAAAATCTGAAGGCGGCAAAACGCTGGGATAATACAACCGTGGTTCTTGTGGGCCTGAACGGTCACACGACCAGTGACCGCTACAAAGAACTTTCGTCGCTCAACTTGCACGGTGAAAATACACAGGTGGCTTTGTTCATTAAGCCGGCGCAAAAAAGAAAACGGGATTTAGCCATTCATTGGAAAGTGGATCAGAACGTCACTTTAGTGGATGTGGGCCGCACTCTTTTTGAACTTCTTGGTGAAAGTAATCTGGATGCGGACTCTAGCTTTCCGGTCCACTCTCTTTTAGGCGCTTTGAAAAGTCCGAACGTCACTTGGCCGGAAGATCGTCCCCTTTTGATTGAATCTGGATGGGCTTTTTGGCGAAAAGCGGGACCGATTCGCACAGCCGCCATTTCTCACCATGTTCTTTACATCAATGATGAAAATCCTTTGCTCTACAACACATTGGTGGACCGTTTTGAAGTCAATCCCTTGCCCCTTTTACAAGAAAGTATTTTGCCGACGACACAAAAGCTGCAGGGCCTTTTAAGCAAGAATCAATTTCCGGTATTCCCGCCGATTCAATCCGAGTGGACGAAGAAATTAAGCCTGCCTTTTGCGCGATGGATGCGTGCGGATCAGGAAGCAGAGTTGTTGCGAGATCTAAGACGTCTTTTAATGCAGCAGCCGCAAAGCTTGGACCTATTAAATTGGACAGCTCAGATTGCTTTAAATCAAAAAGACTGGGAAACGCTTAAAAATCTCGGCCTTAAAAATAAGATTTCTGTATGGCAGTACGTCGCTGAAAGAAATCTGAACGCCAAATCAACAAAGGTTGTTGATTCGTGCTTCCCTTTATTGACGGCACCGAGCATTGAAACCGAACAGCTTAAAAACTGCAGCGACCCTTTATTTCTCGAATATATCGATTGGATTCGTGCCGACGTGCGCGGGCTATCTAAGGAAGCGCAACGAAAACGTTTTGAACGCTCGTTCAGAAACTACATGTTAGATCAACAAATTCAGCGTGCGAATATTGCTGCGGGACTTATTTGGGATACATCGCGCGAAAACATCTTCGCTCCCTCACGCACAGAGTTCGCCCTGAACCTTCCAGAATACGCGAAAATTCGTTCGCAGGCGTATAAAGCTCTACAAACGGAAGACTACTAA
- a CDS encoding L,D-transpeptidase family protein has translation MKKLILLTGLFITSLSFAQTRYCDDIQRVDNFPRLNSDQFKRFGLDKKNKIDRILVSKDRKELYLLSKDVMVKSYKVAFGLVPEGHKQFEGDYKTPEGIYYIDGKNPKSAYYLSLHVSYPNKQDLEYAKSKGKSAGGDIMIHGFPNAKSRPDFNKFVGAIHPSNWTAGCIAVTDQEIYEIYNLVQQGTTIEICKMTPKPPKPQEPQEPTEPSLPEEPQTSK, from the coding sequence ATGAAAAAACTCATTCTTCTTACCGGATTATTCATTACGTCTTTGTCATTCGCACAAACTCGCTACTGTGATGACATTCAACGTGTCGACAACTTTCCTCGTCTGAATTCAGACCAGTTCAAGCGTTTCGGTTTGGATAAAAAGAACAAGATCGACCGCATTCTTGTGAGTAAAGATCGCAAAGAGCTTTATCTTCTAAGCAAAGATGTAATGGTGAAGTCTTACAAGGTCGCTTTCGGACTTGTCCCTGAAGGTCACAAACAATTTGAGGGAGACTACAAAACGCCGGAAGGTATCTACTACATCGATGGTAAGAATCCGAAGAGTGCTTATTATCTTTCTCTTCATGTCTCTTACCCGAATAAGCAAGATCTTGAGTATGCGAAGTCCAAAGGAAAGTCCGCAGGTGGCGACATCATGATTCACGGATTCCCGAATGCTAAATCTCGCCCGGATTTTAATAAGTTTGTCGGAGCCATCCATCCGAGCAACTGGACAGCAGGTTGTATCGCAGTGACGGATCAAGAGATCTACGAAATCTACAACCTGGTTCAGCAGGGGACGACGATTGAGATCTGTAAGATGACTCCGAAGCCACCAAAGCCTCAGGAACCGCAAGAGCCGACAGAGCCTTCTTTGCCTGAAGAGCCTCAAACTTCTAAATAG
- a CDS encoding FHA domain-containing protein has protein sequence MARLKVRLRGKPVYDIQLTEDRTYVAGRKEDCDIVLQPEKGISREHFKLSFVSGAWTVDVISRYGDITYKGEQVQQFALEHGSQFSIPPYEFDFVLTAATTSDESVAPTPDYGGGTSANLPAVQGEGSDGFGGSEEKTVIGVAPQVAYIKIMDGQNNEAKELIRLDAGESWVAGRESSCHIQIRDQRVSRRQFEIRRAGSQYVIIDLGSVNGTLLNGNPISSSDPTTIRSGDAISVLTNYLYFELHDAGFQSRLELVNVPPPNPLVQVGNEALPMEYQQQQQHELMAYQGGMAPMPYQPQMQYPGAPMPHPTPVADGKFDFQKNRPKIIAGAVLLLALAYFFSGDDTAKPPVPQPGASTAPGSPLEIFNKLPPEQQALVRQRYKDAKNLYMQGKYQLAQDEIIKIQELVPDYEDIREIERLSKEAIFIQEQQRRQEQIEKAKIETEEKIQKAAVECQKKINPDITISEMEECLSDVMQFNPEHPRIVDLKVQVEAITAQRDAKAAEKAVYQSQVSKLRAIYNSAEKVHKKGKPLDAIAAYEKVIAAPLPDPNGYKGQAKRNIASIRQMMNSKTASLQGEAEKFYQAQNLKGAIMSLRKARVMDPTNPELPEKIERYTGELRKQMMTIYQEGILEESFGNVDGGESKAGAKDKWKKILELDVPDGEYYKKAYIKLKKYGAL, from the coding sequence ATGGCCCGCCTCAAAGTCCGCCTTCGTGGCAAACCCGTTTACGACATTCAACTTACAGAAGACCGCACTTATGTGGCGGGTCGTAAAGAGGATTGTGACATTGTCTTGCAACCCGAAAAAGGAATCTCGCGCGAACACTTTAAGCTGTCGTTCGTGAGTGGCGCTTGGACCGTGGATGTGATTTCACGTTATGGTGATATCACGTACAAAGGTGAACAGGTGCAACAGTTTGCCTTAGAGCATGGAAGTCAATTTTCCATTCCTCCTTATGAATTTGATTTCGTACTGACTGCAGCCACAACTTCAGATGAATCCGTAGCTCCAACGCCGGATTATGGTGGCGGCACCTCTGCAAATCTTCCTGCCGTGCAGGGCGAAGGTTCCGACGGCTTTGGTGGCAGTGAAGAAAAAACTGTGATTGGTGTGGCCCCCCAAGTGGCTTACATCAAAATCATGGACGGGCAAAACAATGAAGCCAAAGAATTAATTCGTCTTGATGCCGGTGAATCCTGGGTGGCGGGACGAGAGTCTTCATGTCACATCCAAATTCGTGATCAACGGGTCAGCCGACGCCAATTTGAAATTCGTCGCGCGGGTTCTCAATATGTGATTATTGATCTCGGTAGCGTGAATGGTACTTTGTTGAATGGAAATCCGATCTCTTCAAGCGATCCGACAACCATACGTTCCGGCGATGCGATCAGTGTTCTGACAAACTATTTGTATTTTGAATTGCACGACGCCGGTTTCCAAAGTCGCTTAGAGTTGGTCAATGTTCCACCACCAAATCCTTTAGTTCAGGTGGGCAATGAAGCTTTACCGATGGAGTACCAGCAGCAACAACAGCATGAGCTGATGGCCTATCAAGGTGGTATGGCGCCAATGCCGTATCAGCCGCAAATGCAATATCCTGGGGCGCCGATGCCTCACCCGACTCCGGTAGCTGACGGGAAATTTGATTTTCAAAAGAATCGTCCGAAGATTATTGCCGGTGCGGTTCTTTTGTTGGCCTTGGCTTATTTCTTTTCCGGTGACGACACCGCAAAACCTCCGGTTCCACAACCAGGTGCTTCGACGGCGCCGGGTTCGCCTTTAGAAATCTTTAATAAACTTCCTCCAGAGCAACAAGCTTTGGTTCGTCAGCGCTATAAAGATGCGAAGAACCTTTACATGCAAGGGAAGTATCAATTAGCTCAAGATGAAATCATCAAAATCCAGGAATTAGTTCCGGACTATGAGGATATCAGAGAGATCGAACGTCTTTCTAAAGAGGCGATCTTCATTCAAGAGCAACAACGTCGCCAAGAACAAATCGAAAAGGCGAAAATTGAAACTGAAGAAAAAATTCAGAAAGCGGCAGTGGAATGTCAGAAAAAGATCAACCCTGATATTACCATTTCAGAAATGGAAGAATGCTTAAGTGACGTCATGCAGTTCAACCCTGAACATCCCAGGATTGTGGATTTAAAAGTTCAGGTGGAAGCGATCACGGCGCAAAGAGATGCCAAAGCCGCTGAAAAGGCAGTTTATCAGTCTCAAGTATCCAAGCTTCGTGCTATCTATAACAGTGCTGAAAAGGTTCATAAAAAAGGCAAACCTTTGGATGCCATTGCGGCTTATGAAAAAGTCATTGCCGCGCCGTTGCCGGATCCTAACGGCTACAAGGGACAAGCCAAACGCAATATCGCCTCGATTCGCCAAATGATGAATTCAAAAACGGCTTCCTTGCAAGGGGAGGCAGAAAAATTCTATCAGGCTCAAAACTTAAAAGGCGCCATCATGTCATTGCGTAAGGCGCGGGTCATGGATCCAACAAATCCGGAGCTTCCAGAAAAGATCGAACGCTACACCGGTGAATTGCGCAAGCAAATGATGACGATCTATCAAGAAGGTATCTTGGAGGAAAGTTTTGGTAACGTCGATGGTGGCGAATCCAAAGCCGGAGCCAAGGACAAGTGGAAGAAAATTCTAGAGCTCGATGTTCCGGATGGTGAGTATTACAAAAAAGCTTATATCAAGTTGAAGAAGTACGGAGCGCTTTAG
- a CDS encoding diacylglycerol/polyprenol kinase family protein has translation MLLEGFLQPVDLKKRSDIHYARKIWHMSGVSVMFLAYVYLPPAVSMTILVAAWLMFVPFDFLRQKNAALNDWAVHAFKPIMRQSEVKKLAGTTFLLSGVLIVDILFPRQIVALTLLFLAFADPIASYFGILYGKDKIFGHKSIQGFMAAFFVCAALTFFYLLYHNYLMDRIVVVSLFAGLVGAFAELIPIGKLDDNLTLPVMSAVGLTILFYFFGFFATVG, from the coding sequence ATGTTACTTGAAGGATTTTTACAGCCAGTGGATTTAAAGAAGCGTTCGGACATTCATTATGCTCGAAAAATATGGCATATGTCGGGAGTCTCCGTGATGTTCCTTGCGTACGTCTATCTTCCGCCGGCTGTGTCTATGACAATTCTTGTGGCCGCTTGGTTGATGTTTGTTCCTTTCGATTTTTTGCGTCAAAAAAATGCAGCTCTCAATGATTGGGCCGTGCACGCTTTCAAACCGATCATGCGCCAAAGCGAAGTAAAAAAGTTGGCGGGGACGACGTTCTTACTTTCGGGCGTTCTTATTGTTGATATTTTGTTTCCTCGTCAGATCGTAGCTTTGACTTTATTGTTCTTGGCTTTCGCAGATCCCATCGCAAGTTACTTTGGAATTTTGTACGGTAAAGATAAAATCTTTGGACATAAATCAATCCAAGGCTTCATGGCAGCGTTCTTTGTTTGCGCCGCACTTACTTTCTTCTACTTGCTATATCACAATTATCTCATGGATCGCATCGTCGTGGTCAGCTTGTTCGCCGGTCTTGTCGGTGCATTTGCAGAGCTTATTCCCATCGGAAAGCTTGATGACAACCTGACTTTGCCTGTGATGAGCGCCGTTGGCCTCACCATCCTGTTTTATTTCTTTGGATTTTTTGCCACTGTAGGATAA
- a CDS encoding CFI-box-CTERM domain-containing protein has protein sequence MKLSVITAASIFLLSFSSHATMTLNSISGDSNRDLSDPAKPIIYAGFTPAVACTGDGSFTCDSCTGTSAGGKLFSCNRTSAYPNLRLVIQMTSTNTTGTVYAKIGEDDVSSTLPWTFDSGVLTFQATWAEICQAAGVGNCDSSMNKDLVVGINTTSGGSAATDSMTFRLNTRVAAADGSDSLYTDCNTAPVAANQGFCHFNVFPGDEKLYVENMVYSDGYPASPAPGVEFRSVVFFYEPFVTDDNTTIASISNASSMFELPVNRSANPPIVDDRVDGLVNGQRYCMVMANMDMTGVISHFTPIPGSSGSPVTAAELCGTPAAVVGLLDDKSCFIATAAFGSQMAPEVESFREFRNKFLLPSKWGKAFVKFYYKHSPYYANLIAESEVAKAAVRAALWPLLLFARASVALGFWTAFALLSLGGVTIYGLYRRLILGRRFRGEL, from the coding sequence ATGAAGCTTTCTGTAATCACGGCAGCCAGCATTTTCCTTCTTTCGTTCAGCAGTCATGCCACCATGACTTTGAATTCTATTTCTGGCGACTCAAACCGTGATCTTTCTGATCCAGCGAAACCTATTATTTATGCGGGGTTTACTCCGGCGGTCGCCTGTACTGGTGACGGATCTTTTACTTGTGACAGCTGCACAGGAACTTCTGCGGGCGGAAAACTTTTTTCGTGTAACAGAACCAGCGCTTATCCCAATCTTCGTTTAGTCATTCAAATGACTTCGACGAACACGACGGGGACGGTTTATGCGAAAATTGGCGAAGACGATGTCAGCTCTACTCTGCCTTGGACTTTCGACAGTGGTGTTCTGACGTTTCAAGCGACGTGGGCTGAAATCTGCCAAGCTGCGGGTGTCGGCAATTGCGATAGCAGCATGAATAAGGATTTGGTTGTTGGAATCAACACGACATCCGGTGGATCAGCGGCAACGGATTCAATGACATTTAGGTTGAATACGCGTGTGGCTGCTGCGGATGGTTCTGATTCTCTTTATACAGATTGCAATACAGCTCCAGTTGCTGCGAACCAAGGGTTCTGTCACTTCAATGTCTTTCCGGGTGATGAAAAACTTTACGTAGAAAACATGGTTTACTCGGATGGGTATCCGGCTTCACCAGCTCCCGGTGTAGAATTCCGCTCGGTTGTTTTCTTTTACGAACCTTTTGTTACCGACGACAATACGACGATTGCAAGTATCAGCAACGCTTCGTCGATGTTTGAACTTCCGGTGAATCGTTCCGCAAATCCTCCGATTGTTGATGATCGCGTGGATGGTCTGGTCAATGGTCAGCGCTATTGCATGGTCATGGCGAATATGGATATGACGGGTGTGATTTCTCATTTCACGCCGATTCCGGGAAGCTCGGGATCACCAGTGACTGCGGCTGAGCTTTGCGGTACGCCGGCAGCGGTTGTGGGATTGCTGGATGATAAAAGCTGCTTCATTGCGACCGCGGCTTTCGGCAGTCAGATGGCACCCGAAGTGGAAAGCTTCCGTGAGTTCCGTAACAAGTTCCTTCTTCCTAGCAAATGGGGAAAAGCTTTTGTTAAGTTCTATTACAAACACAGTCCTTACTATGCGAACCTGATTGCCGAAAGCGAAGTTGCGAAAGCGGCAGTCCGCGCGGCTTTATGGCCTTTGCTTTTATTTGCGCGTGCCAGTGTGGCTTTAGGATTTTGGACTGCTTTTGCCCTTCTTTCTTTGGGTGGCGTGACTATTTATGGTCTTTATCGCCGTTTGATTTTAGGCCGTCGATTCCGAGGTGAACTGTGA
- a CDS encoding ExbD/TolR family protein, translated as MAFKDGGNDNEAIADINVVPLVDIILVVLIIFMVTAPMFMKPTINVNLPKAASGDQTAPSKLNIALTADGRINLNGSFVSEADVQAKAQEEVAKNADVQAIISADKDVPHGKVVGVLDIVKGSGVKKFAISIDKK; from the coding sequence ATGGCATTTAAAGACGGTGGAAATGATAACGAAGCCATAGCGGACATTAACGTCGTCCCGCTCGTGGATATCATCCTGGTGGTTCTGATCATCTTCATGGTGACAGCTCCTATGTTCATGAAGCCCACGATCAACGTGAATTTGCCGAAAGCAGCTAGCGGAGATCAAACGGCTCCAAGTAAATTGAACATTGCCCTTACTGCCGATGGAAGAATCAATTTGAACGGTTCTTTCGTGAGTGAGGCTGATGTGCAAGCAAAAGCTCAGGAAGAAGTGGCTAAGAATGCCGATGTTCAAGCCATTATCTCGGCCGATAAAGATGTGCCCCACGGAAAAGTGGTTGGGGTTCTTGATATCGTCAAGGGTTCCGGAGTCAAAAAATTCGCAATTAGCATCGATAAAAAATAA
- the pssA gene encoding CDP-diacylglycerol--serine O-phosphatidyltransferase, which produces MADTHLEKIDSEDAKAQRLAMYIYILPNLMTTGNLFSGFFAVIQSIKGNYLYAAYAIVVAAVFDQLDGRLARLTRSTSKFGAEYDSLCDLVSFGMAPGTLLFLWALQPFGRLGWVACFLFVACGALRLARFNVQANVVEKNYFQGLPIPMAAGIVASSVLAFQDLELEPLGNYGLLIMTILLALVMVSNFRFRSFKDLDLKERLPFRYLILGVGVLVVVALRPEVMLFVLFMGYAALGAVFGVFKLGKNIRKIKPSVYAPAQVHESDLVLEEEEEEAKKDEKKT; this is translated from the coding sequence ATGGCAGATACTCATCTAGAAAAAATTGATTCCGAAGATGCCAAAGCACAGCGCTTGGCAATGTATATCTATATTCTTCCGAATTTGATGACGACAGGAAACTTGTTCTCTGGTTTCTTTGCAGTGATTCAATCTATCAAAGGAAATTATCTTTATGCCGCTTATGCAATTGTTGTTGCGGCGGTCTTTGACCAATTAGATGGTCGTTTGGCGCGTTTGACTCGTTCAACAAGTAAGTTCGGTGCCGAATACGATTCTTTATGTGACCTTGTCAGCTTTGGTATGGCTCCAGGGACTTTATTGTTCTTGTGGGCGCTTCAGCCGTTTGGTCGCTTGGGTTGGGTGGCGTGCTTCCTTTTCGTAGCTTGCGGTGCTCTTCGTTTGGCGCGTTTCAACGTTCAAGCAAACGTTGTTGAAAAAAACTATTTCCAAGGTTTACCAATTCCGATGGCTGCGGGTATCGTAGCTTCTTCAGTTCTTGCCTTCCAAGATTTGGAATTAGAGCCACTAGGTAACTATGGTCTTTTGATCATGACGATCCTTTTGGCGCTAGTGATGGTAAGTAACTTCCGTTTCCGTAGCTTTAAAGATTTAGATCTGAAAGAGCGCCTTCCATTCCGTTACCTGATTTTGGGTGTCGGTGTTTTGGTTGTCGTTGCACTTCGCCCTGAAGTGATGCTGTTCGTGCTTTTCATGGGTTATGCCGCTTTGGGTGCAGTTTTCGGTGTCTTCAAGCTTGGAAAGAACATTCGTAAAATTAAGCCCAGTGTGTATGCTCCCGCGCAAGTGCACGAGAGTGACTTAGTCCTCGAAGAAGAGGAAGAAGAGGCGAAGAAAGATGAAAAGAAAACTTAA
- a CDS encoding aspartate-semialdehyde dehydrogenase: MKRKLKVGVVGATGMVGQTFMKLLEERSFPIQELRPFASENSLGKKIDLQGTSWPVQVLKEGCFDGLDLVFFSSGDDISKEWAPKAVKAGAFAVDNSAAFRMDPDTVLVVPEVNGNLVTKDSKPQIIANPNCSTIQLVVALKPLLDKFGLEEVRVSTYQAVSGAGQGGYDELMEQTSNHKDDHQPKTFPHTILFNCIPQIGSFNDDGYCSEEVKIMKETRKILGQDKLKVSAFTVRIPALNAHSESVWVTLNKEVSRDQVMATLSEFKGIVLQDEPKKSVYPLARDVSGKDPVYVGRVHRDPENPKMWLMWVVSDNIRKGAALNGIQIAEQIFFS, encoded by the coding sequence ATGAAAAGAAAACTTAAAGTCGGAGTCGTTGGCGCTACCGGCATGGTAGGCCAAACTTTCATGAAACTTCTTGAAGAGCGCAGTTTTCCCATTCAGGAGCTGCGCCCTTTTGCATCTGAGAACTCACTAGGAAAGAAAATCGATTTGCAGGGCACTTCTTGGCCGGTGCAAGTCCTTAAAGAGGGCTGCTTTGACGGCCTTGATCTTGTGTTCTTTTCTTCCGGTGATGATATTTCTAAAGAGTGGGCACCTAAGGCGGTGAAAGCCGGTGCGTTTGCTGTTGATAACTCGGCCGCTTTCCGTATGGATCCAGACACAGTGCTGGTAGTTCCGGAAGTGAATGGCAACTTAGTCACTAAAGATTCCAAGCCGCAAATCATTGCTAATCCAAACTGCTCAACCATTCAGTTGGTTGTGGCACTAAAACCACTTTTGGATAAGTTTGGTTTAGAAGAAGTGCGAGTCAGCACTTATCAAGCGGTGAGTGGCGCTGGACAAGGTGGCTATGATGAGTTGATGGAGCAAACGTCAAATCACAAAGACGATCATCAACCAAAAACATTCCCGCATACGATTCTTTTTAACTGTATCCCGCAAATCGGTTCTTTTAATGACGATGGCTACTGCAGTGAAGAAGTCAAAATCATGAAAGAAACGCGCAAGATCTTGGGTCAGGACAAACTGAAAGTTTCGGCGTTCACAGTTCGTATCCCCGCATTGAATGCGCACAGCGAATCTGTGTGGGTGACTTTGAACAAAGAAGTCAGCCGCGATCAAGTCATGGCGACACTTTCCGAATTCAAAGGCATTGTGCTTCAAGATGAACCTAAGAAAAGTGTTTATCCTTTGGCCCGCGATGTTTCTGGCAAAGACCCTGTGTACGTGGGACGCGTGCATCGCGATCCCGAGAACCCAAAAATGTGGTTGATGTGGGTGGTTTCAGACAATATCCGTAAAGGGGCTGCTCTGAACGGTATCCAAATCGCCGAACAAATCTTCTTCAGTTAA